From Dermatophagoides farinae isolate YC_2012a chromosome 10, ASM2471394v1, whole genome shotgun sequence, a single genomic window includes:
- the LOC124500278 gene encoding aldo-keto reductase family 1 member B15, with protein sequence MSTIFDSILVCLLLLMMMNNNCPRQPFFVSSMETSTLSLATQQQQQSTLNRTVQLKNGHYIPVVGLGTSRIATTSEQIIQAIKNAINVGYRHIDTADFYQNEKDIGQALYELIQDGKITREELFITTKVWSNHHTKELAIKSVRQSLKNLRIDYLDLVLIHWPMSFQSGDEFVPKFTNNNTIIGSDLSKENFELAYQGLEDACDQNLTRSIGVSNFNIKQLDKLLSTTTTTTNRRRRYEPVVNQVECHPHLNQEKLLEYCQNKHIHLVAYSPLRRANVELFVEPKLKQIALEHNRTIAQIILRWQLQRGIVIIPRTNKKHRMIENISLFDFQLNQTEMLAIMSLDKSNNNGGREITFESASHLPEFPFVIQ encoded by the exons ATGTCtacaatttttgattcaattcttgtctgtttattattgttgatgatgatgaataataattgtccAAGACAGCCATTTTTTGTATCATCAATGGAAACGTCCACATTATCATTAGCcacacagcaacaacaacaatcaa CCCTTAATAGAACTGTACAGCTTAAAAATGGTCATTATATTCCTGTTGTTGGTTTAGGCACATCAAGGATTGCAACAACATCTGAACAAATAATACAAGCCATAAAAAATGCCATCAATGTTGGTTATCGTCATATTGATACGGCCGATTT ctatcaaaatgaaaaagatatTGGACAAGCATTATATGAACTTATACAAGATGGAAAAATTACTAGAGAAGAATTATTCATTACAACAAAAGTATGGagtaatcatcatacaaaaGAATTGGCAATCAAATCGGTTCGccaatcattaaaaaatctTCGTATTGATTATCTTGATTTAGTGCTTATACATTGGCCAATGTCATTTCAATCTGGTGATGAATTTGTACCAAAATTCACCAATAACAATACAATAATTGGTAGTGATTTGagtaaagaaaattttgaattagCATATCAAGGTTTAGAAGATGCATGTGATCAGAATCTAACCCGTTCAATTGGTGTATctaatttcaatataaaacAATTGGATAAActtttatcaacaacaacaacaacaacaaatagaCGACGACGATATGAACCAGTAGTGAATCAAGTTGAATGTCATCCACAtttgaatcaagaaaaattacTTGAATATTGTCAAAATAAACACATACATTTGGTTGCATATTCACCATTACGTCGTGCTAATGTAGAATTATTTGTTGAaccaaaattaaaacaaattgCTTTGGAACATAATCGAACAATTGCACAGATCATTTTACGTTGGCAATTACAAAGGGGTATTGTTATTATACCACGtacgaataaaaaacatcGTATGAtagaaaatatttcattatttgattttcaactAAATCAAACAGAAATGTTGGCCATTATGTCATTGGATAAAAGCAACAATAATGGTGGCAGAGAAATCACATTTGAATCAGCTTCACATTTACCAGAATTTCCATTTGttatacaataa
- the LOC124491051 gene encoding glutaminyl-peptide cyclotransferase encodes MMTIINCDNNKKNDDDKNIILDKSDLKILIQNIKFDKDFFQSILEKILIPRSVNSAGHETVRQYIKNTLRDLNSRWHIEEDVFRTRTPAGQVKFQNIIATYVPEFGCIRSKSSLKRTILACHYDSLKSSLVKGHNNTDINQVERFTGATDAAVSCSMMIYLAYTMNDHLEKHWLHHFNSNRTIQLNTLQLIFFDGEEIIRSEPNALRRNKRRYKSKSPQSDSLFGSKHLANKWEKITNKIHEQRKRFATLANMTNMKRSSRYLLCDGQDSISAKQRLIDIQNENQNKKKNGKITEVLIISPQDYHTIDGIQLFILFDLIGGSGSPRFYNTNLNTSQHFQQLIQIEKSYLQFNNEKKTAKSMSGGSNKVFFQQNPAFMVSFVRDDHLPFVIRNVPALHLIPHPFPRTWHSMDDNVDNLNFNSIGRFTNIMQLFLLNFFRPI; translated from the exons atgatgacaatcatcaattgtgacaataataaaaaaaatgatgatgataaaaatatcatccTAGATAAATCT GATctcaaaattttaattcaaaatattaaatttgataaagatttttttcaatcaattttggaaaaaatccTCATACCACGAAGTGTAAATTCAGCTGGCCATGAAACTGTTCGGCAA tATATTAAAAATACATTGCGAGACTTGAATTCACGATGGCATATTGAAGAGGATGTATTCCGGACACGAACACCTGCTGGTCAAgttaaatttcaaaacataATTGCCACATACGTGCCAGAATTTGGTTGTATACGaagtaaatcatcattgaaacgaACAATATTAGCCTGTCATTATGATTCATTAAAATCGTCGCTAGTAAAAGGCCATAATAATACGGATATTAATCAAGTGGAAAGATTCACTGGTGCCACCGATGCTGCCGTATCatgttcaatgatgatttatctaGCGTATACGATGAATGATCATCTGGAAAAACATTGGCTCCACCATTTCAATAGTAATCGTACCATACAATTGAATACATtgcaattaatttttttcgatggtGAAGAAATTATTCGTTCTGAACCGAATGCATTACGACGTAATAAACGACGATATAAATCGAAATCACCACAAAGTGATTCATTATTTGGTTCAAAACATCTTGCTAATAAATGGGAAAAGATTACGAATAAAATCCATGAACAGAGGAAACGATTCGCTACACTGGCAAATATGACCAATATGAAACGTTCAAGTCGTTATCTTTTATGTGATGGTCAAGATTCAATATCGGCTAAACAGCGACTGATTgatattcaaaatgaaaatcaaaataaaaagaaaaatggtaaaattaCCGAAGTGTTAATAATATCACCACAAGATTATCATACAATTGATGGTATACAATTATTCAtattattcgatttgatCGGTGGATCTGGTTCGCCACGTTTCTATAATACAAATCTCAATACAAGTCAACATTTTCAGCAATTAATTCAAATAg aaaaaagttatctacaattcaataatgaaaagaaaacagcCAAATCCATGAGCGGTGGTAGTAATAAGGTTTTCTTTCAACAGAATCCAGCATTTATGGTCAGTTTTGTACGCGATGATCATCTACCATTTGTCATACGAAATGTACCGGCACTTCATCTGATACCACATCCATTTCCACGAACATGGCATAGtatggatgataatgttgataatcTTAATTTTAATTCTATTGGCCGTTTTACGAATATTATGCAATTATTtctgttaaatttttttcgaccaATCTAA
- the LOC124490928 gene encoding nose resistant to fluoxetine protein 6-like isoform X1: MSFLLLLLLIVNICLGATNPYKNNADYFNPIIHDHQIQIANNFLFNHVQSLMINNYRKYYQILFNNNVNTSSYVKTINDQNCLQLLKQTLIHPLETEWSAKLIDSTGSIFGHGLLSGTFTSFGDFDSCISIDTTSHHHHYHLSSKNDDDDISFIGKYCIATLRLPTTNHLKRFPSINPTQNSEYLKIDANINDTWKQSLLERWLQANVRYPIANGICLPSVCETKFVGNIIQDAFQPLRDTNFNIEFCQTKQDSSFNDWFLTKYILTTTIIILFALIILATILEIYGVQMDDNGTKSLQMISCFSLCTNFRSLFVIKKRMQYPWIDGWRVLLTLIVLISHVSINQGVLHLSPLSPFIHFPDDYLRQMKHISNRYLVNSTWTIKSFFMMSGFLLAQSFLKSKNSPSFGRYVLVRWLRFTPCYLGYIILTLLLGFTGAGPLFHEKIIEPYLKPCVNNLVYHLLYINNWLDFRQMCGFQTWYISVDFQLYLLSFIVLALHYHNFNCLAYMITFLFIISSYIMTMVMFIWKIHGIPFFISPLYPQLPLADRGYFFYWTATYNHFEAYFTGITIGVMVNKKIIFNMSKVLIRNLFLFSQAMLAIVPHIFPLFYVDYQQERQLLDLISSYSWSDALIITIPNILWLISLSFMFYLLSTYPTIMKENIIIKTLSSHFFVPLARISFAIYLVHVPLTWFIVHHTRFPQLRNEFGTFTFCFLLIIISVLAAIIIHIFFELPFTKLIHLLLYPKSSTTTMKKSAPIKSTYDIVLNNKNNNDAATCLTHEQQQQQKRPQQTDN; this comes from the exons atgtcatttttgttgttattattattaattgtcAACATATGTTTGGGTGCCACCAATccatataaaaataatgctGATTATTTTAATCCAATAattcatgatcatcagaTTCAAATTgctaataattttcttttcaatcatgttcaatcattgatgattaataattatcgaaaatattatcaaattttatttaataataatgtcaacACTAGTAGCTATGTCAAAACtattaatgatcaaaattgttTACAACTattaaaacaaacattaataCATCCACTTGAAACTGAATGGTCAGCTAAAT tgATCGATTCTACTGGATCTATATTTGGCCATGGATTATTATCTGGTACTTTTACTAGTTTTGGTGATTTCGATTCCTGTATCAGTATAGATACTactagccatcatcatcattatcatttatcatcgaaaaatgatgatgatgatatctcatttattggaaaatattGTATTGCTACATTACGTTtgccaacaacaaatcatttgaaaagaTTTCCCTCGATAAATCCAACACAAAATTcagaatatttgaaaattgatgcCAACATCAATGATACATGGAAACAATCTTTATTGGAACGTTGGTTACAGGCCAATGTTCGTTATCCAATTGCAAATGGAATATGTTTACCATCTGtttgtgaaacaaaatttgttgGCAATATAATCCAGGATg cttTTCAACCATTACGCGATACcaatttcaacattgaattctgtcaaacaaaacaggattcatcatttaatgattGGTTTTTAACCAAATACATTTTAACCaccacaataataattttatttgcattgattattttggCTACAATATTGGAAATATATGGTGTTCAaatggatgataatggtacAAAATCATTGCAAATGATATCATGTTTTTCGTTATGTACAAATTTTCGTTCATTATTTGTtataaaaaaacgaatgcAATATCCATGGATCGATGGCTGGCGTGTTTTATTAACATTAATAGTTCTTATATCACatgtatcaatcaatcaaggTGTATTACATTTAAGtccattatcaccatttattcattttccagATGATTATCTACGACAAATGAAACATATAAGCAATCGATATCTGGTCAATAGTACATGGActataaaatcattttttatgatgag TGGTTTTTTATTAGCACAAAGTTTTTTAAAATCTaaaaattcaccatcatttggCCGTTATGTATTGGTTCGGTGGTTACGTTTTACACCTTGTTATCTTGGTTATATCATATTAACATTATTGTTAGGTTTTACCGGTGCAGGACCAttatttcatgaaaaaattatcgaaccATATTTGAAACCATGTGTAAACAATTTAGTATATCATCTGTTATACATAAATAATTGGTTAGATTTCAGACAAATG TGTGGATTTCAAACATGGTACATTTCCGTTGATTTTCAACTTTATTtactttcattcattgtgttGGCATTacattatcataattttaattgtttAGCCTACATGataacatttttattcatcatttcatcatacaTAATGACCATGGTCATGTTTATTTGGAAAATACATGGAATaccgtttttcatttcaccatTATATCCACAATTACc TCTAGCTGATCGTGgctattttttctattggaCAGCCacatataatcattttgaagCCTATTTTACTGGCATTACAATCGGTGTTAtggtcaacaaaaaaatcatcttcaACATGTCCAAG GTTTTAATAAGAAATCTATTTCTATTCAGCCAAGCAATGTTGGCCATCGTACCGCATatatttccattattttatGTTGATTATCAACAAGAACGACAATTACTTGATTTAATTAGCAGCTATTCATGGTCGGATGCATTGATTATAACCATACCGAATATATTGTGGcttatatcattatcattcatgttctatttattatcaacatatccaacaataatgaaagaaaacattattatcaaaacattatcatcacatttttttgtacCATTGGCTAGAATCAGTTTTGCCATTTATTTGGTTCATGTACCATTAACATGGTTCATTGTACATCATACACGTTTTCCACAATTAAGAAATGAATTCGGTACTTTTACATTCTGTTTTCTACTCATCATAATATCCGTTCTTGCTGCAATCATtatacatatttttttcgaactTCCTTTTaccaaattgattcatttattattgtatccaaagtcatcaacaacaacaatgaaaaaatcagcGCCAATTAAATCAACGTACGATattgttttgaataataaaaacaataacgaTGCAGCAACTTGTTTGacacatgaacaacaacaacaacaaaaacgcccacaacaaacagacaattga
- the LOC124490928 gene encoding nose resistant to fluoxetine protein 6-like isoform X2, whose translation MSFLLLLLLIVNICLGATNPYKNNADYFNPIIHDHQIQIANNFLFNHVQSLMINNYRKYYQILFNNNVNTSSYVKTINDQNCLQLLKQTLIHPLETEWSAKLIDSTGSIFGHGLLSGTFTSFGDFDSCISIDTTSHHHHYHLSSKNDDDDISFIGKYCIATLRLPTTNHLKRFPSINPTQNSEYLKIDANINDTWKQSLLERWLQANVRYPIANGICLPSVCETKFVGNIIQDAFQPLRDTNFNIEFCQTKQDSSFNDWFLTKYILTTTIIILFALIILATILEIYGVQMDDNGTKSLQMISCFSLCTNFRSLFVIKKRMQYPWIDGWRVLLTLIVLISHVSINQGVLHLSPLSPFIHFPDDYLRQMKHISNRYLVNSTWTIKSFFMMSGFLLAQSFLKSKNSPSFGRYVLVRWLRFTPCYLGYIILTLLLGFTGAGPLFHEKIIEPYLKPCVNNLVYHLLYINNWLDFRQMCGFQTWYISVDFQLYLLSFIVLALHYHNFNCLAYMITFLFIISSYIMTMVMFIWKIHGIPFFISPLYPQLPLADRGYFFYWTATYNHFEAYFTGITIGVMVNKKIIFNMSKPSNVGHRTAYISIILC comes from the exons atgtcatttttgttgttattattattaattgtcAACATATGTTTGGGTGCCACCAATccatataaaaataatgctGATTATTTTAATCCAATAattcatgatcatcagaTTCAAATTgctaataattttcttttcaatcatgttcaatcattgatgattaataattatcgaaaatattatcaaattttatttaataataatgtcaacACTAGTAGCTATGTCAAAACtattaatgatcaaaattgttTACAACTattaaaacaaacattaataCATCCACTTGAAACTGAATGGTCAGCTAAAT tgATCGATTCTACTGGATCTATATTTGGCCATGGATTATTATCTGGTACTTTTACTAGTTTTGGTGATTTCGATTCCTGTATCAGTATAGATACTactagccatcatcatcattatcatttatcatcgaaaaatgatgatgatgatatctcatttattggaaaatattGTATTGCTACATTACGTTtgccaacaacaaatcatttgaaaagaTTTCCCTCGATAAATCCAACACAAAATTcagaatatttgaaaattgatgcCAACATCAATGATACATGGAAACAATCTTTATTGGAACGTTGGTTACAGGCCAATGTTCGTTATCCAATTGCAAATGGAATATGTTTACCATCTGtttgtgaaacaaaatttgttgGCAATATAATCCAGGATg cttTTCAACCATTACGCGATACcaatttcaacattgaattctgtcaaacaaaacaggattcatcatttaatgattGGTTTTTAACCAAATACATTTTAACCaccacaataataattttatttgcattgattattttggCTACAATATTGGAAATATATGGTGTTCAaatggatgataatggtacAAAATCATTGCAAATGATATCATGTTTTTCGTTATGTACAAATTTTCGTTCATTATTTGTtataaaaaaacgaatgcAATATCCATGGATCGATGGCTGGCGTGTTTTATTAACATTAATAGTTCTTATATCACatgtatcaatcaatcaaggTGTATTACATTTAAGtccattatcaccatttattcattttccagATGATTATCTACGACAAATGAAACATATAAGCAATCGATATCTGGTCAATAGTACATGGActataaaatcattttttatgatgag TGGTTTTTTATTAGCACAAAGTTTTTTAAAATCTaaaaattcaccatcatttggCCGTTATGTATTGGTTCGGTGGTTACGTTTTACACCTTGTTATCTTGGTTATATCATATTAACATTATTGTTAGGTTTTACCGGTGCAGGACCAttatttcatgaaaaaattatcgaaccATATTTGAAACCATGTGTAAACAATTTAGTATATCATCTGTTATACATAAATAATTGGTTAGATTTCAGACAAATG TGTGGATTTCAAACATGGTACATTTCCGTTGATTTTCAACTTTATTtactttcattcattgtgttGGCATTacattatcataattttaattgtttAGCCTACATGataacatttttattcatcatttcatcatacaTAATGACCATGGTCATGTTTATTTGGAAAATACATGGAATaccgtttttcatttcaccatTATATCCACAATTACc TCTAGCTGATCGTGgctattttttctattggaCAGCCacatataatcattttgaagCCTATTTTACTGGCATTACAATCGGTGTTAtggtcaacaaaaaaatcatcttcaACATGTCCAAG CCAAGCAATGTTGGCCATCGTACCGCATatatttccattattttatGTTGA
- the LOC124500479 gene encoding germacrene A synthase, with protein sequence MPQPSNVEYYDQLDRLNFIYPHYESPFPVVINPNYSQWMIRYCYEWAIDNSGPLRKHQAFVDSIRNSDLGLYSACCFPSANFHRLEKLMKWCTMFFLADDYHDGLSRILSNGQIDYGNFWHQMIDMFDGILTGNQCNEWPDFIKAIQRVMKETYFDYTKQQINRSIKMFKDYIAGNILEDEWTTNNNNDHMSNGNGTNETIIPNWDSYMKARLGSVGGQMTLQLIEYAKNIALTDQEWNHPLMKSLIDAVSEEMIMVNDHLTFRKEVAEANFKFSRMRHAYTVLVHTKGFTLQEAVNHVHQLIQEKDTFIFDLIDQIMLDPVLNSSTEASERLRLYLEGVKEVLGGYWRYAVQARRYHGQNFQLDAIPPGGHFLYDQHQTIILLNNKNKLNNHHKQQQQHYYEWLKPVPENVQPK encoded by the exons ATGCCGCAG CCATCGAATGTTGAATATTATGATCAATTAGATcgattaaatttcatttatccaCATTATGAAAGTCCATTTCCTGTGGTGATAAATCCAAACTATTCCCAATGGATGATACGATACTGTTATGAATGGGCTATTGATAATAGTGGACCATTACGAAAACATCAAGCATTCGTTGATTCAATCCGTAATTCTGATCTTGGTCTTTATTCAGCATGTTGTTTTCCATCGGCAAATTTTCATCGTttagaaaaattaatgaaatggtgtacgatgttttttcttgccgatgattatcatgatggtCTTAGCCGTATACTAAGTAATGGACAAATTGATTATGGTAATTTTTGGCATCAAATGATCGATATGTTTGATGGTATATTGACCGGCAATCA aTGTAATGAATGGCCAGATTTTATAAAAGCCATACAACGTGTGATGAAAGAAACATATTTCGATTATACAAAACAAcagatcaatcgatcaattaaAATGTTTAAAGATTATATAGCTGGTAATATATTGGAAGATGAATGGAccacgaataataataatgatcacatGAGTAATGGTAATGGAACAAACGAAACAATTATTCCTAATTGGGATAGTTATATGAAAGCACGTCTTGGTTCAGTTGGTGGTCAGATGACGttacaattgattgaatatgcTAAAAATATAGCCCTTACTGATCAGGAATGGAACCATCCATTGatgaaatcattgattgatgctGTATCCGAAGAAATGATCATGGTTAATGATCATCTAACATTTCGTAAAGAGGTTGCTGAAgccaattttaaatttagcCGTATGAGACATGCTTATACTGTTCTAGTTCATACTAAAG gTTTTACATTACAAGAAGCTGTTAATCATGTACATCAATTAATTCAAGAAAAAGATACCTTTATATTCGATCTAATCGATCAGATTATGCTTGATCCTGTATTGAATTCCAGTACAGAAGCATCAGAACGATTACGGCTATATTTGGAAGGTGTAAAAGAAGTATTGGGTGGTTATTGGCGTTATGCTGTTCAAGCACGAAGATATCAtggacaaaattttcaattggatGCTATACCACCTGGTGGACATTTTTTAtatgatcaacatcaaacaattatacttttgaataataaaaacaaattaaataatcatcataaacaacaacaacaacattattatgaatgGTTAAAACCGGTACCGGAGAATGTTCaaccaaaataa
- the LOC124490185 gene encoding bromodomain testis-specific protein: MKLKMHDEINSMDISKKMLELTTIPFSPMNPSIPMKRKYSSSNHFRPHLTSSTSDMSNESLNNEQNLDDCEEEDDDNSRASSNLNEHANDEISSLKSDSSSVMANTTTTINLPSPPSSTRSSFDVAIHRDSFLLSNGDMSENNFDHSHATSIFGDSSDVASHDDDMIEEISMKSYDENLDDEIKLITEELIENVIDASEDDDWKSITIDFDGETILPNGLRLIKGMADMIFYREDDSIPYRFTNQLNFLKTILTKYICRYKTAVPFLNPVDSVRLKIPHYYLVIRKPMDLNTVKNRLNFLWYQSASECISDIRQIFKNCYNFNAPTDYVYSAGKKLEEFFNEKLKDMPLVEEEIPCPPRQNIEEFQKLNEKRSSKRRSGSLSDSIDGQIPFPNGENSLVGPFSPIKMTTRSERGVMVRKPSKDLPAPISTPPVKQPTVRKVPLNKPLSECCKFVKELFTKKHENYAWPFWKPVNPNDYPDYLQKIKKPIDLSTIKTNIQSGKYTTVDDFAKDMRLMFSNCLRYNPPESPIIEQARQLREAFEYRYAQFPEDYLKEKLIVPKHNSTPSISVRHMPSASTSSSHHHISDSSNSSSKSHSGKKPKLETNNKKNSLKSRVSQHESGHLYSPINVSMIADRHNGNTNADNDPASEDRMKMLEFQVACLREALTTALSHNPEATAATALLNAIAPNANGIKNGKLSNSKKPRKNGYKTKTNKRLSQKSSANKKRKHLSSDEEDDNSDSDVDDSYQLTEPFNPESIDDLKKLKKDLENLHATDLQNVLRILQSTEPSLRCDDEQNVEIDFEALKPKTLIALRKYVTSCMLNSNSKASPSNPGKSGNNIPSSAASLTNKNSKKLCRASSSNNFDTDCDNSIQNNWSRADSRASNLQLSESSSDSELD; the protein is encoded by the exons ATGAAACTAAAAATGCATGATGAGATAAATTCGATGGACATTTCGAAAAAGATGCTTGAATTAACGACCATCCCATTTTCACCAATGAATCCTTCAATCCCCATGAAACGAAAGTATAGCTCTTCTAATCATTTTCGACCTCATttgacatcatcaacatctgaCATGTCGAATGAAAGTTTAAATAATGAACAGAATTTGGATGATTGTGAAGAGgaagatgatgacaattcACGTGCATCATCGAATCTTAATGAACATgccaatgatgaaatcagTAGTTTGAAAtcagattcatcatcagtgatGGCTAacactacaacaacaattaatcttccatcaccaccatcatcgacacgatcatcattcgatgttGCCATCCATAGAGATTCGTTTCTATTATCAAATGGTGATATGTCCGAAAATAATTTCGATCATTCTCATGCTACAAGTATTTTCGGTGATAGTTCTGATGTTGCatctcatgatgatgatatgattgagGAGATCTCTATGAAAagttatgatgaaaatttagatgatgaaattaaattgatcactgaagaattgattgaaaatgtcaTCGATGCAtctgaagatgatgattggaaatcGATTacgattgattttgatggtgAAACAATCTTACCGAATGGTCTTCGTTTGATAAAAGGCATGGCCGACATGATCTTCTACAGGGAAGATGATAGTATACCTTATCGTTTTAcgaatcaattaaattttctgaAGACCATTCTAACCAAATACATTTGCCGCTATAAAACGGCTGTGCCATTCTTGAATCCTGTCGATAGTGTCCGTCTCAAGATTCCTCATTATTATCTAGTTATCAGAAAACCAATGGATCTAAATACAGTCAAAAATCGACTCAATTTTCTTTGGTATCAATCTGCTAGTGAATGTATCAGTGATATCCgtcaaatattcaaaaattgttATAATTTCAATGCTCCCACCGATTATGTTTATTCTGCCGGCAAAAAATtggaagaatttttcaatgaaaaactaAAAGATATGCCTCTTGTGGAAGAAGAAATTCCCTGTCCACCAAGACAAAACATTGAAGAAT ttcaaaaattgaatgaaaaacgcAGCTCGAAACGTCGAAGTGGATCATTGTCAGATAGTATCGATGGTCAGATTCCATTTCCGAATGGTGAAAACAGTTTGGTTGGACCATTCTCACCAATCAAGATGACAACACGTAGTGAGAGAGGTGTTATGGTTCGTAAACCAAGTAAAGATTTACCAGCTCCAATTTCGACGCCTCCTGTGAAACAACCTACAGTGAGAAAAGTTCCATTGAACAAACCATTGAGCGAGTGTTGTAAATTTGTCAAAGAATTGTTCACCAAGAAACATGAAAATTATGCTTGGCCATTCTGGAAACCGGTTAATCCAAATGATTATCCTgattatttacaaaaaattaaaaaaccGATTGATCTTTCAACTATCaaa ACGAATATTCAATCGGGAAAATATACCACTGTGGATGATTTCGCTAAAGATATGAGAttaatgttttcaaattgtttacGTTATAATCCACCAGAATCTCCCATCATCGAACAAGCCAGACAACTTAGG GAAGCATTCGAATATCGATATGCACAGTTTCCAGAGGAttatttgaaagaaaaattgattgttccAAAACACAACAGTACTCCATCAATTTCGGTACGACATATGCCTAGTGCCTCAACATCAtcaagtcatcatcatatttctGATTCATCGAATTCATCAAGCAAATCTCATAGTGGCAAAAAACCGAAATtagaaacaaataataagaaaaatagtCTCAAAAGTCGTGTCTCTCAACATGAATCTGGTCATTTGTACAGCCCTATCAATGTTTCAATGATAGCCGATAGACATAATGGCAATACTAATGCAGATAATGATCCTGCCAGTGAAGATCGTATGAAAATGCTTGAATTTCAAGTAGCATGCTTGAGAGAAGCTCTAACAACGGCATTATCTCACAATCCGGAAGCTACAGCTGCCACTGCACTTCTCAACGCAATCGCACCAAATGCTAATGGAATTAAGAATGGAAAACTTTCCAATTCAAAAAAGCCAAGAAAGAATGGCTATAAAActaaaacaaataaaaggTTGTCCCAAAAATCTTCAGCAAACAAGAAACGAAAACATTTATCCTCTGACGAGGAGGATGACAATTCGGATtccgatgttgatgattccTATCAGCTTACTGAGCCATTCAATCCTGAAAGTATTGATGATCttaaaaaactgaaaaaagaTCTTGAAAATCTTCATG cAACCGATTTGCAAAATGTTCTTCGTATTTTGCAATCAACCGAACCATCGTTgagatgtgatgatgaacaaaatgttgaaatcGATTTTGAAGCACTGAAACCAAAGACATTGATAGCGCTCAGAAAATATGTCACTTCTTGTATGCTAAATAGCAATAGTAAAGCATCGCCATCAAATCCTGGCAAAAGTGGTAATAATATACCATCATCAGCCGCATCGTTAACGAataaaaacagcaaaaaattaTGCCGTGCATCttcatcaaacaattttgatACTGACTGtgataattcaattcaaaacaattggTCACGTGCTGATTCTAGAGCTTCAAACTTACAACTCAGTGAAAGTAGCAGTGATAGTGAATTGGactaa